The Streptomyces cyanogenus DNA segment GTGTCCCCGCCGCCACCGCCGCCCGGGCCGTCCAGGCTGATGTCGTCGGCGTAGTAGGTGCCCTGGCCGTACCAGCCGTGGACGTAGAGGGTGGCGCTGGTCTGCGATGCCCCGGTGGTGAAGGTGAGGCTCAGTTGGCCGTACGCCGACGGGGACGTGGTCCAGGTGGAGGGACCGCCGTTGACGCCGAGGTACACGTAACTGCCGCGCACCCAGCCGCTGAGGCTGTACGTCGTGTTCGGCTGCACGGCGACGGTCTGGCTGCACTGGGCGTTGTCGCTGGACGTCACCGCGCCCTGCAGCGCCTTGGCGCCGCCGTGCACGGGGGAGGAGACGACCGAGCCGAGGTTGCCGGTGCAGGTCCAGGGGGAGAGGCCGCCCGACTCGAAGCCGGGGTTGGTGAGGAGGTTCGCCGCGTGGGCGGTGCCGGGGAGGGCGACGGCCCCGCCGAGCGCGAGGGCGGCGGAGCCGAGCAGGGCGAGAAACCGACGTCTGGGACGTCCGGGAAAGTGGCGCACGCTATCTCCCTGAGGGGGTGGGGTGTTCGGGAGTGCAGGGGAGTGCGGAACCTGGTGCGCCAATGAATTTGGTATGGACCAATCAACCTGTCAAGAAGGCGAACGGGATTGGTCCATACCTGGGCCGGCCGCCCGGGGAGGGCGACGGGAACCGCGGGACACGCCATGGCGGCCCCCGGCCGGCGGACTAGAGCGGCAGTACCTCGCCCGCCGAGGCGGCCCGCGCGGGCGCCGGCACGGCGGGCAGCAGAACCCCGGACTCCACCCTCCGCCGCGGAAGCCCCGCGGGCGCCAGCGGACGCGGCCCCGACACCACCGTGTAGTCCTGCCCGAGGAACGGCGGCTCGATCACCCCGGGGTCCTCGCCGAGCGCCAGCTGCACCGCCGCCCACGGCGCGTTCACCCCACAGAGCGACAGCTGATGCAGGCCTCCGGCGGGCCTCGTGTTGACGTCCAGCAGCACCGGCCGGTCGCCGAGCATCCGGAACTGGATGTTCGACAGGTGGTGCAGCCCGAAGCCCTCCGCGATCAGCCGGGCCGGCGCCAGCCACCGCTCGTCCAGGGTGAAGCCCCGGCGGCGGCCGTTCTTGGTGCGTCCCACGGCGAGCCGCACCCGGTTGTCGCGCCCGGTCAGGCAGTCGACGGACACCTCGGGCTGTTCAAGACGCGGCATCACCAGCCAGTCCACCGGTTCCTCGGCCCGCCGCAGTGCCTCGACGACCAGGTCCAGCTGGACGTACGGGCCCGGGAAGCCGGTCAGGTGCGCCAGCGAGAAGGGCGTACGGGTGATCATCCGGAAGCCCACCCCGCCCGCGCCGGCGGCCGGCTTGAAGCAGGGCCGGTGTCCGGCCGCCTCCAGCTCCTCGACGGCGGCGAGGAGTTCGTCCGCCGTCCGGACCCGGTGCCACGGCGGCACCGGAACGCCCACCGAGCGCACCGCCTCGTACGCGGTCGCCTTGTCCTCGAAGACGGCGACCGCCTCCGGCGTCGGGGCCAGCAGGGCCGTACCGGCCGCCGCGAACTCGGCGCGGTGCGCCACGATCGCGGCCTGGTGCAGCCGGGGCACGAACACGTCGATGCCGCGCCGGGCGCACTGGTCGAGGGCGTACTCGACGTACGCGGCCGGGGACAGGCCCTCCGGCTCCAGGTCGGCGGTGTCGGCGGCGGCCAGCACGGGGGAGTCGGGGTCGCCGTGCGTGGCGTGGATCTCCACCGCGCGGTCGGCGGGATTCCTCCGCAGCTGATCCATGAAGAACACGTTCTCCGCGTACGTGCGGTTGAGCCAGACGCGTACGCGAGAGAGCATGCAGGCCGCCTTTCGGGGTGTGCGGGCAGGGCGAAGCGGCCCGTGCCCGGGCAGGAGGAAGGAAGGGTCACCGAACCGCCCCGTTGACAAGGGGGAGTTGAGGGCGCTGGTGTCGGGGCGATCATACGGCTTTCAAGTGGCCCGTCGTGCAACGCGTGCGTTACGGATTTCCGGGGGCCCGGCCGCTCGCGGACCCGTGGCGCCGGCCCGGCCGGAAGCTGACACGCGGACAGGTTGCTCTTGTCCGGGGACCGGTCGATGTGTTCTTGTTGTGTCATCGGATGATCGGAAGGGGTGTGCAGGTGGAGTCGACGGCCGGGGCCGGACAGCTGCTGGCCATCAGCGACCTGCACATCAGCTATCCGGACAACCGCGCCCTGGTCGAGGAGATGCGTCCGCACAGCGACGAGGACTGGCTGATCGTGGCCGGGGACGTCGCGGAGACCGTGGCCGACATCCGCTGGGCCCTCGGCACGCTCGCCGGCCGCTTCCGCAAGGTGCTGTGGGCACCGGGGAACCACGAGCTGTGGACCCATCCGAGCGACCCGGTCACCCTGCGCGGCGCCGCCCGCTACGACCACCTGGTCGAGGTCTGCCGCGAGCTGGGCGTCGTCACCCCCGAGGACCCCTACCCGGTGTGGCGCGGCGCCGGCGGCCCGGTCGTCGTCGCCCCGCTCTTCCTGCTGTACGACTACTCGTACCTGCCGGCCGGCAGCACCACCAAGGCGGAGGGCCTGGCCTACGCCGAGAGCACCGGCATCATCTGCAACGACGAGTTCCTGCTGCACCCCGACCCCTACCCGAGCCGGGAGGCCTGGTGCCGGGCCCGGGTCGCCGAGACCGAGCGCAGGCTCGCCGAGCTGCCCGAGGACCTGCCGACCGTGCTGGCCGGCCACTGGCCGCTGGACCGGCACCCCACCGAGGTCCTGTGGCACCCGGAGTTCGCCATGTGGTGCGGCACCACGCTGACCGCGGACTGGCACCGCCGCTTCCGCGTCGCCACCATGGTCTACGGCCATCTGCACATCCCCCGCACCACCTGGCACGACGGAGTCCGCTTCCTGGAGGTCTCCGTCGGATATCCCCGCGAGTGGCGCAAGCGCCCGGACCAGCCGGGAAGGCTGCGCCGTGTCCTGCCGATGGAGGTCGAAGCCGGTGATCGAGGAGCTGCTCCCGGAGTCGGTCGTGGCCGTGGAGGCGCGCGCTGACGACCCGCTGTGGGACGCACCGCTGTACCCGGCGGAGGAAGCGCTCGTAGCTCGCTCGGTGGCCAAGCGGCGGCGTGAGTTCGCCGCCGTCCGCGGCTGCGCCCGGCGCGCCATGGAGAAGCTCGGCGTGCCGCCGCAGCCGGTGCTCACCGGCGAACGCGGCGCCCCGCGCTGGCCCGACGGGCTGGTCGGCAGCATGACCCACTGCGACGGCTACTGCGCCGCCGCCCTGGTGCGCGCCGCCGACCTGGTCTCCCTCGGCATCGACGCCGAACCCCACGGGCCGCTCCCGGAGGGCGTCGGCCCCTCGGTCTTCCTGCCCGCCGAGGCCACGCGGCTCGACCGGCTTGCCGCGCGGTGGCCCGACGTGCACTGGGACCGGCTGCTGTTCAGCGCGAAGGAGTCCGTCTACAAGGCGTGGTTCCCGCTCACCCGTAAGTGGCTGGACTTCTCCGAGGCCGACATCACCCTGCAGCCGGACACCGAGGGCGCGGCGAACGGCACGCTGCGCGCCGTACTCCTCGTCCCCGGCCCGTTGATCGACGGCCGGCGGCTCCAGGTCTTCGAGGGCCGGTGGACCGTACGGGAGGGCCTGGTGGCCACGTCCGTGGTCATACCGCACGCCACGGCCGGCCCCGCGCAGCCCTGACACCCGCGACCGGCCCCGCCCCGGCGCGACCCGGCCGGGACCGCTCAGGCCGCCCCAGGCCGGGGCTCCGCCGCCCGGCCCCGCCCCGCCGCCGCGACCGGTACGGCTGCCGGCATGCGCCTCCCGCCGCGCCGGGGCACGGCCGGCGCCGCCGCGGTGCCGCCCCGGTGACGGCGGGGAACCGTCCGGGCGACGGCGACGGCGACGGCGCGGAACCGGCTCGGCGACAGCGGCGGTGCGAACCGTCCGGGCGACAACCACGGCGCGGAACCGGCTCGGCGGCGGCCCGGAACCGGCCCCGCGCAGCCCTGACACCCGCGACCGGCCCCGCCCCGGCGCGACCCGGCCGGGACCGCTCAGGCCGCCCCAGGCCGGGGCTCCGCCGCCCGGCCCCGCCCCATCGCCGCGCCGGTACGGCTGCCGGCATGCGCCTCCCGCCGCGCCGGGGCACGGCCGGCGCCGCCGCCCCGGTGACGGCGGGGAACCGTCCGGGCGACGGCGCGGAAGCGGCTCGGCGACAGCGGTGGTGCGAACCGTCCGGGCGACGCCGGCGGCGCGGAAGCGGTCCGCGACAGTGGTGGTGCGGACCGTCCGGGCGACAACCGCGGCCCGGAACCGGCTCGGCGGCGGCGCGGAAGCGGCCCGGTGCTCAGGCCGGCGGCGGTGCGGGACCGGCCCGGTGCTCAGGACGGTGGCGGGCACCACTCGCGCAGGAGGCGGAAGAACGCCTCCTCGTTGCCCGCCAGCCCCGCCCGGGCCAGCGCGTGTTCCGCCTCGGCGAGCACGGCGGGCGGGACGACGGCGGGCCGGTCCGGGTCCGGTGGTCCGTCGAAGGCGGCGCGCACCGTGTGCAGCAGCCGCAGGTAGGCCTGTACGGCGGTACGCTCACGGTCGGTCAGTACGGCGGTGGGCATCGGTCGGCTCTCCCCGAGTAGGCGTCACGGTCACGCGCTCTGCGGCGCACACCCCCAGCTTGCCGCCCGCCACTGACAACGCCGTCCGGCTCCGCGCCGGTTAGCCCGCTCAGCCGAGGAGGAACCGTCCCCGGCCCAGTGGTCCGCCCCAGAGGAAACGGTTCGCCGCCTCCGCCGCCCGTACCGGCACAAGGTCGGTGTCCGCTCCGGCGTACAGCCCCACGTGGCGCGCCCCCGGCCGGCCCGCTCCGGTCAGCCGTGCTGCCCCGGATAGCCCAGCGACGCCTCGATACGGCCCGCCACGCCGTCCCGCTGCACCGGCACCCGCAGGGCCGAACCGGCCAGCCACGTACGGCACTTGCTGGCCAGGAGCAGCCCGAACGTCTCGGCGTCCCGCTCCTCGGTGAGGTCGAAACGGGTGCGGGCCGCGACCCGTTGCACCGCCGCCTGCAGCGCCTCCTGGTCGGTGTCCTCGCGCAACAGCCGCGTCGCCGCGCCGACCCCCTCCACATGGAGCCCGCAGTGGTCGGCCTGCATGTGCCACAGCTCGTGGCCCAGGATCACCAACTGGTGGTCGGGTGCGGTGCGTTCCTCCACCACCACGACGTCCCGGTCGGTCAGGTCCAGCCACAGCCCGCTGGCCGTGCCGGCCGGGAAGGCGGCCGTACGGAAGTGCACCGGACGCCCGCGGCGGCGGCTCATCGCCTCGCACAGCGCCCGGTACAGCTCGTCCGGCGGCGCGGGCGCGGGCAGGGCCAGCCCACCCACCAACTCGTTGCACAGCCGGCGCATGTCCCTGCCGATGCCCACAGTCCTCCCCAGGCTCACGACTCGGGCCGCTTGACGCTCTCCAGGAGCATGTCGAGCCACTCAGCGACCTTGTCCCGGTGCTGGTCGGTGGGCAACTGCGCGGCCCGCCAGGCTATTCCGCGCACGCCGTGGTCCTGCAGCAGCCGCTCCAGGGGATCCTCCGCGGTCTCGGCGGCGGCCCGCTCCCGGTCCGCGAGCTTCTGCAGCAGCTCCTGCTCGGTGCGCTGCAGGGCGCCCGCCAGCGCCTCGGGGTCCTCCGCGGTGAGGAAGCCGGCGTGCACCCGGAAGAAGCGCTGCAGCGCGTCGCAGTGCTCCATGGTGGGCCGCCGGTCGCCGTTGATGAGGGCGCCGGCCTGCTGGCGGGACATCCCCGCGCCGTCGGCGATCTCCTGCTGCGTGTAGCGGCGTCCGCCCGGCTTCAGCCGGGTGCGGCGCAGCAGGTCCAGACGCTGCAGGAAACGGGCCTGGACATCCGGCTCGCCCGCGGGCCGACCGCTCAGCAGGGCCCTGACCACCGGCTCCGGCACCCCGCAGGCGATGGAGAGCCGCCCGACGTCGAAGACCTCGGCATGCGGCACGCCGAGGCGGTCGGCGAGCGCGGTGACGCGGGCGACGACGGCCGGCAGCTGGGCGGTCGCCGAGGCGCCCGGATCCTCGTAGCCATCCGTCACCGACAGAACTCCTACGTCTCTAGAGGGCTTCAGATGTGTCCGTGCTTCTCACGAGCGATCGCCGTGAACTTCCCGGAGAGTAGCCGGTGTCTCGAACTCACATCCAGGTGTCGCCACAACTGTGGCGAATTTCAGCCGTCAACCGGCATGAAATGCCACGATAGTTGACACGCCTCTTGCCGGGGCAGCAGGATCGCATCGCCGCGAGAAAGGCCGCAGAGGCAAGAGGGGTGACCTCCCGATGGCACATCAGGCAGGAGGGCAGCGGCCGGCACCGCGGCCCGTCCCCGAGACCTGCGAGACCCAGGCGTACCTTCAGGATTACGGAGCACTGCTGGAGTACCTGTCCTGCCCGTCGCTGGTCGTCGACCGCCACTGGAACGTGGTCATGGCCAACAGTGCGTTCGAGACACTTTTCTGCGGCGTGCGTCCCCATCCGACGGCCATGCCGGGGGAGAACTTCCTCCGTTTCGTGCTGTTCCACCCCGACGCGGGCGAGGTTCTCGGCGAGCACGAGCCCGGCTGGTGCCTGCCCATGCTGGCCCAGGTCCGCTCGGCGCTGGAGGCGCACGGCCACGACCACGAACTCCAGGCGATCCGCCGGGAGATCGCCCAGGACCCGATAATGGAGGCCGCCTACCGGCAGGGCCTGCCGCACTGGATCCGGTCCGTCGGCGAGGCCGCGACCCGCCTCGACGGCGCGGTACGCCTCCTGCACCACCCGGACCCGCGCCGCGGGCGCACCGAGTGCCGCATCGTCGAGGAGTCGCCGCAGCCGCTGCTGGAGCTCGGCTACCGGCGCCTGACGATGATCTTCCGCGACCCGCGCCGCGCCGTCGCGCCGGTCCGCCGGGCGCGCCGCCCGCGCGGCGCCGCCTCCCACCTCACGGTCGTCCCGTCCCCCGGGAACTGACCCGGCACCGCCGGCGTTCAGGTCGCCGGCGGCGCCGGGCCGTCCCCCATGCCTCCTGGCCCCTTTGCGCAAGCCGTTTGCGTCTCTTGCGTTAAGCTTGCGGTCATGACGCGACGACTTGCGGAAGTGGCGAAGAAGGTCGGGGTCAGTGAGGCCACGGTCAGCCGGGTGCTCAACGGCAAGCCCGGAGTCTCCGACGCCACCCGGCAGGCGGTGCTGACGGCGCTCGACGTCCTCGGCTACGAGCGCCCCACCCAGCTGCGCGGCGAACGCGCCCGGCTCGTCGGCCTCGTCCTGCCCGAGCTGCAGAACCCCATCTTCCCGGCCTTCGCCGAGGTCATCGGCGGCGCCCTCGCCCAGCTGGGGCTCACCCCGGTGCTGTGCACCCAGACCAAGGGCGGCGTATCCGAGGCGGACTACGTCGAGCTGCTCCTCCAGCAGCAGGTCTCCGGCGTCGTGTTCGCCGGCGGCCTGTACGCCCAGGCCGACGCGCCGCACGACCACTACCGGCTGCTGGCCGAGCGCAACATCCCGGTCGTACTGGTCAACGCGGCCATCGACGACCTCGGCTTCCCGGGGGTGTCCTGCGACGACGCGGTCGCCGTCGAGCAGGCCTGGCGGCACCTGTCCTCCCTCGGCCACGAGCGCATCGGCCTGGTCCTCGGCCCCCGCGACCACGTCCCCTCGGCGCGCAAGCTGGCCGCCGCGCGGGCGATCGCCGGCAATCTGCCGGACGAGTTCGTCGCGCGGGCCATCTTCTCCCTGGAGGGAGGTCACGCCGCCGCCTCCCGGCTGATCGACCGGGGCGTCACCGGCATCGTCTGCGCCTCCGACCCGCTGGCGCTCGGTGCCGTCCGGGCGGCCCGCCGCAAGGGGTACGACGTGCCGGGGCGGATCTCCGTCGTCGGCTACGACGACTCGGCGTTCATGAACTGCACCGAGCCCCCGCTGACCACCGTGCGCCAGCCCATCGAGGCCATGGGGCGCGCGGCCGTGGAGCTGCTGAACGCGCGGATCGGCGGTACCGCCGTACCCGCCGAGGAGCTGCTGTTCGAACCGGAACTGGTGGTACGCGGGTCCACCGCGCAAGCCCCGCGCGGCTGAACCACGGAAGATCCAGTCTCCTGTCGAATAATTACAGAATCTGCGCGACATCTTGCGGGTCGATGTCGGCGGTGCTTGAGTGTGCGGCGCCCACCGCTTCTGCCACGAGTGCCATGAGGGGTCCGCCCATGACAAGCACCGGGTTCCGCCGTACCGTCGCCGCGATCGGCGCCTTCTCCTCCCTCGCCCTGACCGCCACCGCCTGCGGAACGGGAGACGGCGGCTCGGCGGGCGGCAAGACCCGCATCACCGTCAACTGCGAGCCGCCCAGGAGCGCCGCGGTCGACCGCCGGTTCTTCGAGGAGGACATCGCCGCCTTCGAGGAACACCACCCGGACATCGACGTCGTCGCGCACGACGCCTTCCCCTGCCAGGACCCGAAGACCTTCGACGCCAAGCTCGCCGGCGGCCGGATGGAGGACGTGTTCTACACGTACTTCACCGACGCCCGGCACGTGGTCGACGTCCGTCAGGCCGCCGATCTCACCCCGTACCTGAAGGAACTGAAGAGCTACCGCACCATCCAGAAGCAGCTGCGGGACATCTACACCGTCGACGGGAAGGTGTACGGCATACCGCGCACCGGATACTCCATGGGGCTGATCTACAACCGCGCCCTCTTCCGCAAGGCCGGCCTGGACCCCGACAAACCCCCGGCGACCTGGGACGAGGTCCGTGCCGCAGCCAAGCGGATCGCCGCCCTCGGCGACGGCACCGTCGGCTACGCCGACTACAGCGCCCAGAACCAGGGCGGCTGGCACTTCACCGCCGAGCTGTACTCCCAGGGCGGCGACGTCGTCGGCGCGGACGGCAGGAAGGCCACCATCGACACCCCTGAAGGCCGCGCCGTCCTGCGGAACCTGCACGACATGCGGTGGACCGACGACTCGATGGGCAGCAAGCAGCTCCTCGTCATCAACGACGTCCAGCAGATGATGGGTTCGGGCAAGCTCGGCATGTACCTCGCCGCCCCCGACAACATCCCGATCCTCGTCAAGGAGAAGGGCGGCACCTACCAGGACCTCGCCCTCGCCCCCATGCCCGGCGGCAAGGGCACCCTCATCGGCGGCGACGGCTACATGGTCGGCAGGAAGGCCACGCCCGCCCAGATCCGCGCCGCCCTGAAGTGGCTCGACCACATGTTCCTCACCCCGGGCAAGGGCTTCCTCGGCGACTACGCGCGCGCCAGGAAGAACGACGCCCCCGTCGGCCTGCCCGAGCCGCGCCTGTTCACCGGCGCCGCCGACGCCACCGACCAGCGGATCAAGAAGGCCAACGCCAACGTCCCGGTCCGCAACTACCAGGCGTTCCTCGACGGCAACCGCACCCTCCGGCTGAAGATCGAGCCACCGCACGCCCAGCAGATCTACTCCGTCCTCGACGCCGCGGTCTCCGCCGTCCTCACCCGCGAGGACGCCGACATCGACCAGCTCCTCCAGGACGCGTCCGGCAAGATCGACAGCATCCTGGCCCGGAGCTGACCGCCATGACGAAGACGGCGCACACGGCCGGGCGGCGGCCCGGGGCGCACCCCGCCGTCCCGCCGGCCCCGGCACCGCCTCCGGCAACGGGCCGCAGACGCCGCCGCCCGACCGACCAGGTCCGGGCCCACGCCTTCCTCCTCGGCGGACTGCTCTGC contains these protein-coding regions:
- a CDS encoding ATP-grasp domain-containing protein codes for the protein MLSRVRVWLNRTYAENVFFMDQLRRNPADRAVEIHATHGDPDSPVLAAADTADLEPEGLSPAAYVEYALDQCARRGIDVFVPRLHQAAIVAHRAEFAAAGTALLAPTPEAVAVFEDKATAYEAVRSVGVPVPPWHRVRTADELLAAVEELEAAGHRPCFKPAAGAGGVGFRMITRTPFSLAHLTGFPGPYVQLDLVVEALRRAEEPVDWLVMPRLEQPEVSVDCLTGRDNRVRLAVGRTKNGRRRGFTLDERWLAPARLIAEGFGLHHLSNIQFRMLGDRPVLLDVNTRPAGGLHQLSLCGVNAPWAAVQLALGEDPGVIEPPFLGQDYTVVSGPRPLAPAGLPRRRVESGVLLPAVPAPARAASAGEVLPL
- a CDS encoding metallophosphoesterase family protein, producing MESTAGAGQLLAISDLHISYPDNRALVEEMRPHSDEDWLIVAGDVAETVADIRWALGTLAGRFRKVLWAPGNHELWTHPSDPVTLRGAARYDHLVEVCRELGVVTPEDPYPVWRGAGGPVVVAPLFLLYDYSYLPAGSTTKAEGLAYAESTGIICNDEFLLHPDPYPSREAWCRARVAETERRLAELPEDLPTVLAGHWPLDRHPTEVLWHPEFAMWCGTTLTADWHRRFRVATMVYGHLHIPRTTWHDGVRFLEVSVGYPREWRKRPDQPGRLRRVLPMEVEAGDRGAAPGVGRGRGGAR
- a CDS encoding 4'-phosphopantetheinyl transferase family protein; translated protein: MIEELLPESVVAVEARADDPLWDAPLYPAEEALVARSVAKRRREFAAVRGCARRAMEKLGVPPQPVLTGERGAPRWPDGLVGSMTHCDGYCAAALVRAADLVSLGIDAEPHGPLPEGVGPSVFLPAEATRLDRLAARWPDVHWDRLLFSAKESVYKAWFPLTRKWLDFSEADITLQPDTEGAANGTLRAVLLVPGPLIDGRRLQVFEGRWTVREGLVATSVVIPHATAGPAQP
- a CDS encoding toxin-antitoxin system, toxin component — its product is MGIGRDMRRLCNELVGGLALPAPAPPDELYRALCEAMSRRRGRPVHFRTAAFPAGTASGLWLDLTDRDVVVVEERTAPDHQLVILGHELWHMQADHCGLHVEGVGAATRLLREDTDQEALQAAVQRVAARTRFDLTEERDAETFGLLLASKCRTWLAGSALRVPVQRDGVAGRIEASLGYPGQHG
- a CDS encoding helix-turn-helix domain-containing protein is translated as MTDGYEDPGASATAQLPAVVARVTALADRLGVPHAEVFDVGRLSIACGVPEPVVRALLSGRPAGEPDVQARFLQRLDLLRRTRLKPGGRRYTQQEIADGAGMSRQQAGALINGDRRPTMEHCDALQRFFRVHAGFLTAEDPEALAGALQRTEQELLQKLADRERAAAETAEDPLERLLQDHGVRGIAWRAAQLPTDQHRDKVAEWLDMLLESVKRPES
- a CDS encoding PAS domain-containing protein, whose amino-acid sequence is MAHQAGGQRPAPRPVPETCETQAYLQDYGALLEYLSCPSLVVDRHWNVVMANSAFETLFCGVRPHPTAMPGENFLRFVLFHPDAGEVLGEHEPGWCLPMLAQVRSALEAHGHDHELQAIRREIAQDPIMEAAYRQGLPHWIRSVGEAATRLDGAVRLLHHPDPRRGRTECRIVEESPQPLLELGYRRLTMIFRDPRRAVAPVRRARRPRGAASHLTVVPSPGN
- a CDS encoding LacI family DNA-binding transcriptional regulator: MTRRLAEVAKKVGVSEATVSRVLNGKPGVSDATRQAVLTALDVLGYERPTQLRGERARLVGLVLPELQNPIFPAFAEVIGGALAQLGLTPVLCTQTKGGVSEADYVELLLQQQVSGVVFAGGLYAQADAPHDHYRLLAERNIPVVLVNAAIDDLGFPGVSCDDAVAVEQAWRHLSSLGHERIGLVLGPRDHVPSARKLAAARAIAGNLPDEFVARAIFSLEGGHAAASRLIDRGVTGIVCASDPLALGAVRAARRKGYDVPGRISVVGYDDSAFMNCTEPPLTTVRQPIEAMGRAAVELLNARIGGTAVPAEELLFEPELVVRGSTAQAPRG
- a CDS encoding ABC transporter substrate-binding protein, whose amino-acid sequence is MTSTGFRRTVAAIGAFSSLALTATACGTGDGGSAGGKTRITVNCEPPRSAAVDRRFFEEDIAAFEEHHPDIDVVAHDAFPCQDPKTFDAKLAGGRMEDVFYTYFTDARHVVDVRQAADLTPYLKELKSYRTIQKQLRDIYTVDGKVYGIPRTGYSMGLIYNRALFRKAGLDPDKPPATWDEVRAAAKRIAALGDGTVGYADYSAQNQGGWHFTAELYSQGGDVVGADGRKATIDTPEGRAVLRNLHDMRWTDDSMGSKQLLVINDVQQMMGSGKLGMYLAAPDNIPILVKEKGGTYQDLALAPMPGGKGTLIGGDGYMVGRKATPAQIRAALKWLDHMFLTPGKGFLGDYARARKNDAPVGLPEPRLFTGAADATDQRIKKANANVPVRNYQAFLDGNRTLRLKIEPPHAQQIYSVLDAAVSAVLTREDADIDQLLQDASGKIDSILARS